The proteins below are encoded in one region of Mycobacterium shinjukuense:
- a CDS encoding DMT family transporter codes for MGNVGIATVLALGAALLAGIGYVILQRSAQQVTTEDVGHFTLFHLSLRHAQWWLGSVAALGSFALQAIALTMGSVVLVQAVQATALLFALPIDSRLTHHRCTAKEWMWAVLLAGGVAVIVMAGDPTAGHARAPLSTWAVVAVVMIPAVLACVVGARIASGPLSAVLLALASAATLAVFTVLTKGVVAAIGMGFAPMLRTAEFYAWLLVLPIGLMLQQSSLRAGALTASLPTITVARPVIASVLGITVLDEVLHTGDVAVVALVAAVAVVVAATVALARDEVEMMAAPPASTIRAAGQLAVP; via the coding sequence ATGGGCAACGTCGGGATCGCGACCGTGCTGGCGCTGGGTGCCGCGCTGCTGGCCGGGATCGGGTACGTCATCCTGCAGCGGTCCGCTCAGCAGGTCACCACCGAAGACGTCGGCCACTTCACGCTGTTCCATCTGTCATTGCGGCACGCCCAGTGGTGGCTGGGCAGTGTCGCGGCCCTGGGCAGTTTCGCCCTGCAAGCGATCGCGCTGACGATGGGTTCGGTGGTGTTGGTGCAGGCGGTGCAGGCCACGGCGCTGCTCTTCGCGTTGCCGATCGACTCCCGGCTTACCCACCACCGCTGCACCGCCAAGGAGTGGATGTGGGCGGTGTTGCTGGCCGGTGGGGTGGCCGTCATCGTGATGGCCGGCGACCCGACCGCCGGCCATGCGCGGGCCCCGCTGTCGACCTGGGCGGTGGTTGCCGTGGTGATGATTCCGGCCGTGCTGGCCTGTGTGGTGGGGGCGCGGATCGCTTCCGGTCCGCTGTCCGCGGTGCTGCTGGCGCTGGCGTCGGCGGCAACGCTGGCGGTGTTCACCGTGCTGACCAAGGGCGTGGTGGCCGCAATCGGCATGGGATTTGCGCCGATGCTGCGGACCGCGGAGTTTTACGCGTGGCTGCTGGTCCTGCCGATCGGGCTGATGCTGCAGCAATCGTCGCTGCGCGCCGGCGCGCTGACCGCCTCACTGCCGACGATCACCGTGGCCCGGCCGGTGATCGCGTCGGTGCTGGGCATTACCGTGCTCGACGAGGTGTTGCACACCGGTGACGTGGCGGTGGTCGCGTTGGTGGCCGCGGTGGCGGTGGTGGTGGCGGCGACCGTGGCGCTGGCCCGCGACGAGGTCGAAATGATGGCGGCGCCACCCGCCAGCACAATCAGGGCCGCCGGCCAGCTCGCGGTGCCGTAG
- a CDS encoding DUF349 domain-containing protein produces MTADEPGSDESPVSGPVPGPVSGPAPRPGPRPGPRPMPRPPFHPVAAPPRSDPHQFGRVDDDGTVWLISAAGERVVGSWQAGDPEAAFAYFGRRFDDLATEATLMEERLASGTGDPRKIKANAIALAESLSTACVLGDVDALADRLADIRARAEVIVAADRSRRDEHRAAQTARKEALAAEAEDLAANSTHWKMAGDRLRAILDEWKTIGGLDRKVDDALWKRYSAARDTFNRRRGSHFAELDRERSGIRQSKERLCARAEELSGSTDWAATSAEFRKLLTEWKAAGRASKDVDDALWRRFKAAQDAFFTARNAATAEKDAELRANAAAKEELLAEAEKLDTSNHDAARAALRSIAEKWEAIGRVPRERSAELERRLRAVEKKVRDACESDWADPQAQARAEQFRIRAEQFERQAAKATAAGRTKEAEEARASAEQWRQWAEAAADALTRRP; encoded by the coding sequence ATGACGGCTGACGAGCCCGGTAGCGACGAATCGCCGGTATCGGGGCCGGTGCCGGGACCGGTGTCAGGGCCGGCGCCACGTCCGGGACCGCGTCCTGGTCCCCGACCGATGCCACGACCCCCCTTCCACCCGGTGGCGGCGCCGCCGCGCTCCGATCCGCACCAGTTCGGACGTGTCGACGATGACGGGACGGTGTGGTTGATCAGCGCGGCCGGCGAACGCGTGGTCGGATCCTGGCAGGCCGGCGACCCCGAAGCGGCGTTTGCCTATTTCGGTCGCCGATTCGATGACCTGGCCACCGAGGCCACCCTGATGGAAGAACGGCTCGCGTCCGGGACCGGCGATCCCCGCAAGATCAAAGCCAACGCCATCGCGCTGGCCGAATCGCTGTCCACGGCCTGCGTGCTGGGCGATGTGGACGCGCTCGCGGACCGGTTGGCCGACATCCGTGCGCGCGCCGAGGTCATCGTGGCCGCGGATCGCTCCAGACGCGACGAGCATCGGGCCGCCCAGACCGCCCGCAAAGAGGCGCTGGCCGCCGAGGCCGAGGACCTGGCCGCCAACTCGACGCACTGGAAGATGGCCGGCGACCGGCTGCGGGCCATCCTCGACGAATGGAAGACGATCGGCGGCCTGGACCGCAAGGTCGACGACGCCCTGTGGAAGCGCTACTCGGCGGCCCGGGACACCTTCAACCGGCGGCGAGGATCTCACTTCGCCGAACTGGACCGGGAGCGATCGGGCATCCGGCAGTCCAAGGAGCGGCTCTGCGCGCGGGCCGAAGAGCTGTCCGGATCGACCGATTGGGCGGCCACCAGCGCGGAATTCCGCAAGCTGCTCACCGAATGGAAAGCGGCCGGTCGGGCGAGCAAGGATGTCGACGACGCGCTGTGGCGCCGGTTCAAAGCCGCGCAGGACGCCTTCTTCACCGCGCGCAATGCCGCCACCGCGGAAAAGGACGCGGAGTTGCGGGCCAATGCCGCGGCCAAGGAGGAGCTGCTGGCCGAAGCGGAGAAGCTCGACACCAGCAATCACGACGCCGCCAGGGCGGCGCTGCGCTCGATCGCCGAGAAGTGGGAGGCGATCGGCAGGGTTCCGCGGGAGCGGTCCGCCGAGCTGGAGCGGCGGTTGCGCGCGGTCGAGAAGAAAGTGCGCGACGCCTGCGAATCCGATTGGGCCGACCCGCAGGCCCAAGCCCGTGCCGAGCAATTTCGCATCCGGGCCGAACAGTTCGAGCGGCAAGCCGCAAAGGCCACCGCCGCCGGCCGCACCAAGGAGGCCGAAGAGGCCAGGGCCAGCGCCGAGCAGTGGCGGCAGTGGGCTGAGGCGGCCGCCGACGCGCTGACCCGCCGACCCTAA